A DNA window from Candidatus Effluviviaceae Genus V sp. contains the following coding sequences:
- the pgsC gene encoding poly-gamma-glutamate biosynthesis protein PgsC, whose product MIPVAIGIGLIMSLIFSEAFGLAAGGMVVPGYIALALAEPWRVVGTVVAAVLTYLTAKIMGQFMLLYGKRFLVMVILLGFLYGHLTRVIFGRPEFPEFLSFEAIGYIIPGLIAYWMDRQGAFVTLMSMLMAAVMVRLVLILTTGGAPIEVPTW is encoded by the coding sequence AGTTGCCATCGGCATCGGGCTCATCATGAGCCTGATCTTCTCGGAGGCGTTCGGGCTGGCGGCGGGAGGCATGGTCGTGCCTGGCTACATCGCGCTGGCGCTCGCCGAGCCCTGGCGGGTGGTCGGCACGGTCGTCGCCGCGGTCCTTACGTACCTGACCGCGAAGATCATGGGGCAGTTCATGCTGCTCTACGGCAAACGCTTCCTGGTCATGGTCATCCTCCTCGGCTTCCTGTACGGACATCTGACGCGCGTCATCTTCGGGAGACCGGAGTTCCCCGAGTTTCTGAGTTTCGAGGCCATCGGCTACATCATCCCGGGGCTCATCGCGTACTGGATGGACCGCCAGGGGGCCTTTGTGACGCTGATGTCGATGCTGATGGCCGCCGTCATGGTGCGGCTCGTTCTGATCCTGACAACGGGAGGGGCGCCCATTGAAGTACCGACCTGGTAG